The following coding sequences lie in one Haladaptatus sp. DJG-WS-42 genomic window:
- a CDS encoding flippase-like domain-containing protein yields the protein MSQDVEVSVVLPAYNEEKTIEHTVKTTLDTLASFLPPGSFEVIVAEDGCDDRTPELADEMEAAYPAVRHFHSDERLGRGGALERAFEASHGSTLVYFDTDLATDMRHLEELVESVRSGEYDIATGSRWMPGNEIDRPAKRGIPSKGFNTLTRLFLPSDLLDHQCGFKAFDREALFSIMDDVEDNHWFWDTEVLVRAQKEGYRINEFAVDWTPMEDTKVDLVRDVFGMGSQILRVWYEFSVNPRINRTTTLAAGTVLTLVALVLMTQYLDFSQVITEMQGADPVLIGIAAVVYLVSWPLRGARYKDILDKLGFREKTGFLTGAIFISQTGNLVFPARLGDGVRAYVVKTRRKVPYPSGFASLAVERVFDLLTITVLAGSVFILLALTGFTSVDGFTQAIAQISGERGQSGRYALYLAGFVGAAAISVTALIVASARTDRNYIRSFITRISNDSYADYVAGVLERFAGDVQVVANDKRAFARVGASSLLIWTLDVLTAVLVFAAFGVDLPFTTLLAVGFFAVSVGNLAKVLPLSPGGVGLYEGAFSLLVVALLPVSWELALGAAIVDHAVKNIVTVIGGVASMLLLNVSLTTAVKESRDVPEVEAVDN from the coding sequence ATGAGCCAAGACGTTGAAGTGAGCGTTGTTCTCCCCGCCTACAACGAGGAGAAAACCATCGAGCACACGGTGAAAACCACGCTCGACACGCTCGCATCATTTCTTCCCCCCGGCTCGTTCGAAGTCATCGTCGCAGAAGACGGGTGTGACGACCGCACCCCGGAACTCGCAGACGAGATGGAAGCGGCCTACCCTGCGGTTCGACACTTCCACTCAGACGAACGACTCGGCCGTGGTGGCGCGCTCGAACGCGCGTTCGAGGCGTCCCACGGCAGTACGTTAGTCTACTTCGACACGGACCTGGCGACGGATATGCGGCATCTAGAAGAACTCGTCGAGAGCGTTCGCTCCGGCGAGTACGACATCGCAACCGGGTCGCGGTGGATGCCGGGCAATGAAATCGACCGTCCTGCAAAGCGCGGGATTCCGAGCAAGGGATTCAACACCCTCACGCGGTTGTTCCTGCCCTCTGACCTGCTCGACCACCAGTGTGGGTTCAAAGCGTTCGACCGCGAGGCGCTGTTCTCGATTATGGACGACGTGGAGGACAACCACTGGTTCTGGGACACGGAAGTTCTCGTACGCGCCCAGAAGGAGGGTTACCGCATCAACGAGTTCGCCGTCGATTGGACGCCGATGGAGGACACGAAGGTCGACCTCGTCCGCGACGTGTTCGGGATGGGCAGTCAGATTCTGCGCGTCTGGTACGAGTTCTCAGTGAATCCAAGAATCAACCGCACCACGACGCTCGCGGCGGGGACAGTGCTCACCCTCGTTGCGCTCGTGTTGATGACCCAGTACCTCGACTTCAGTCAGGTCATCACCGAGATGCAGGGCGCAGACCCCGTCCTCATCGGCATCGCCGCGGTTGTCTACCTCGTCTCGTGGCCGCTTCGCGGAGCGCGTTATAAGGACATCCTTGACAAACTGGGCTTCCGCGAGAAGACCGGCTTTCTGACCGGCGCAATCTTCATCAGCCAAACCGGGAACCTCGTGTTCCCCGCCCGGCTCGGTGACGGGGTGCGCGCCTACGTCGTTAAGACCCGGCGGAAAGTGCCGTATCCCTCCGGCTTTGCGTCACTCGCCGTCGAACGGGTGTTCGACTTGCTCACCATCACAGTGCTCGCCGGGTCGGTGTTCATCCTGCTCGCACTCACCGGCTTTACGAGCGTCGACGGCTTCACCCAAGCCATCGCACAAATCAGCGGCGAGCGCGGTCAGAGTGGGCGATACGCCCTCTACCTCGCCGGATTTGTCGGCGCTGCGGCCATCTCCGTGACGGCGCTCATCGTCGCCTCCGCGCGCACCGACCGCAACTACATTCGGTCGTTCATCACTCGCATCAGCAACGACTCGTATGCGGACTACGTGGCGGGCGTCTTAGAGCGATTCGCCGGTGACGTGCAGGTCGTCGCGAACGACAAGCGAGCGTTCGCCCGCGTGGGCGCGAGTAGCCTCCTCATTTGGACGCTCGACGTGCTCACCGCCGTCCTCGTGTTCGCCGCCTTCGGTGTTGACTTGCCGTTCACGACGCTGCTCGCCGTTGGCTTCTTCGCGGTGAGCGTTGGGAACTTGGCGAAAGTCCTCCCGCTCTCACCCGGCGGCGTTGGCCTCTACGAAGGGGCGTTTTCGCTACTGGTGGTCGCACTCCTCCCCGTCTCGTGGGAACTCGCCCTCGGCGCGGCAATCGTTGACCACGCCGTGAAAAACATCGTGACGGTCATCGGCGGCGTCGCCTCAATGTTGCTGCTCAACGTCTCGCTTACGACCGCGGTCAAAGAGAGTCGTGACGTGCCAGAGGTCGAGGCCGTCGATAACTAG